Within Deinococcus detaillensis, the genomic segment AGGCACGGATCGGCGAGGACCGCCGGTATCAGGCGCAGACCTACCTCACTGCTGGCGTACTGGCCTGGACGAAAGGCGACACTGTGGAGGCTGAACAGCAGTTTGACCGTGCTCAGGAGATGGAACACCTGCTCGTCACGTGGGACCAAGCGCGGTTGCCCCTCTACCGTATCGCCCTCGCCCGCCGGGGTGGCCAGATTCCGGGAACAGCAGCGCTGGACGCAGCACTCGAAACGGCACACAACGACTATCCCCTGGTGACGGACGCGCCAGTGATGGCGGACACGCTGAGGTGGCTGGGTGAGCAGCCGGGCTGGCGCGAGCGGCTGGAAGCCGTGTTCAGTCAGCCGCTGGAAGGCACCGTCGCGGTCAGGCTGGAACTGCTCGGCCCACTGGAGGTCTACGCCGGGCGGGACGTGCTGCGCTTCCCGCTGAAACGGGCGGGTGAACTGCTCGCGTTCCTCGCACTGCACGGCCCGGCATCGAGAAGTGACATCCTGAACGCCTTGTTTGAGGCGCGTACCGACGACAAGACCACCGACAACTTCAAAAAAACACTCAGGGCGCTGCGTGCGGTTCTCGAACCTCTCCTGCCCGAGGGTACTGAGCCGGTGCAGCTGGAACGGCAGCGCTACCGACTCAACCCACTGCTGGACGTCTCAGTGTCCTGGGTGCCGCCGTCCTTTCCCGCTCCGGGTGTACGGCAGAGTGGGCCTATCGCCGTCAGGGGTCAGTTTCTTGCGGCTGCTCGCGGCGAGTGGGTAGCGGAGGTGCGGAGCGAGGTTCATGCGCTGCTACGGGCACACCTTGAGCAAGCGGCCGCAGAAGGGAATCCCACCGTACAGGCCGTCCTGCGTATGGTGAGAGCTTTGGAGTAAAGGTCAATTTTCCCACCTTTTCTCTCGTTGCTCAGTACCCGACAGTTTTTGAGGGGGCTTGAAACTCATCCTCCGGTACGGCATTGGTGTTCGAGGTGATGATCCGGCTGATGGTTCGTCGACTGGCAACTATAAAGCAGAGAATGCGTCCTGAACGCATTCTCTGCTCTTAATCATCCTCTAATGACAGAGTTTTCAGACGCACTTTAGCGCCCCAGCGCATCGACCAGTACACACCGTCCCCAGTCTGCTGGACGAAGCCGAGCCGCTGATACCACGCCAAAGCCGGGTTACTGACCTGAACGTGCAGCGTCACAGGCTTGTGTTGCACGGCGGCGCGGTGCAGCAGCAGCTCCATGATCTGCGTCCCAATTCCCCGCCGCTGAGCTTCAGGAAGCAGAGCAATCTCCAGTAAGTGGATTTCTTTAGCACCTTCCCAGACAGAGAGCCTCCCCACCCAGCGCCCATCCAGCACAATAAGCTCAAACGCCGTGCCGGGAAACTGAGCGCGGTATGCGCGGTCTTGCAGCTGAAACTGCTGCTGCAAGAAGACCCGCTTCTGGGCGTCGGGCCACTGCACCTGGCTGAATTCAGCTTCACGGTTGGTGGCGTACAACTGCTCCAAAAAAGAGCCAACGTCCGGTGGAAGCGGGCGCAGGCGCAGTTCAGGGACACGAGGATCAGGCATGCGAGGTGGGCTGCTCAGGGGCGCTGCGGGTAAATACCTTGCAGGGCGATGCAGAAATTGAAGACCAGCGACGGCATCACGTTGGTGTGTGGCTGGCTTTCACCGACCGGCGTCAGGGATGGCTGGGCCATCTGCACGGTGTTGGCGGTGCTGGGCTGATAGGCAAAGACGCCCTGAGACTGCGCCAGGACGCGAGTGCTGGCCGGGATATTGAGGTCTGCCGGGTCAAGGGCATCGGCCATCTGGAAATGAGTGTGCGCTGGCATCTGCTCGTTCAGCAACGTGACGTTCGCACTGCCGCCGCTCTGCCCCAGCGCGTAGGTCGACAGCCCAGACCCTTGGCCCGGCATGACCGGCACACTGCCTTGCAAGTTAGGCAGCCCGAACGTGCTTTTCCCATCGCCGCCGTAGGTGGTGCCCAGCAACGAGAACAGCGCCGTGTTCTGAGAAATGGGAATCAACTGCCCGTTGCACAGCGCCCAGCCCGTTGGCGCAAAACCAAAAGGGAAAATCCGAATTTCCGCTACGAATGGATCCATGTTTTGCTCCTTTAACTGGGGCTGGGATAAATACCGAACAGCGAAATGATGAAATTCAGGCACAAGTACGGCTGGATGTTGTCGTGCGGCTGGTGGCCGCCCACCGGAAGAATCGCGGCGCTATTCATGGGATCAGTGGCTTGTCCCTCGTAGTACAGCTGCACGCCGCCGCTGGTCTGGGCCAGGAGTGCGCCGGAAGGTGAAGCGCTGCTGCCCGCATTGGTGTTGGCGGCCAACGTATGGGTGTGGGTGGGCATCTGCTGAACGCTGAGGGTCACCTGCTCCTCACCGCCCATCTGGGCCAGGATAAAACCGCTGCCCTGATGCACAGGGACACGGCTGCGGAGGTCCGGCAGGTTGAAGGTGGACTGACCATCACCGCCATATGTCGTGCCAATCAGATTAAAGAGCGTGTCGTAATCAGCGATCGCCAGGGATTGGCCGTCGCAAAAAGCCCAGCCGATGGGTGCAAAGTTTCCGGCAAAGATCCGAATTTCTCCAATGTAGGGGTCGGCCATCTGCATGCCTCCTGAGGCTCGGTTCAGTTCGGGGACGGAAAAATGCCAGTCAGCGCGATGCAAAACGACAGTGTGAGGTACGGTTGCATGTTGTCATGGGGCTGGCTGCCCCCCACCGACGTCACGCTGCTCGGTTCCAATGGGGTCAGGGCAGCCGGTGCGCCGTACCCACCGTTGACCGGAGCCAGCAGCGCTCCCGACGGATCGGACTGCGTACCCGCCGCGTTGCTGGACGCCTGTACCATGTGCGTGTGTTTGGGCAGTTGATCTTGCGTCAATGTGACGCTCGGTGCGCCGAGCTTCTGCCCCCGTATCATCTCGCTGCTCTCTTTTACCGGCACGCGGCCTCGTAGATCAGGCAGCGCAAACGTGACGCGCCCATCACCGCCGTAAGCGGTCCCTAGCAGGGAAAACAGTGCTTGGTTCTGGTTGATCGGCAAGAGTTGCCCATCGCAAAGGGCCCAGCCGTTGGGCGGAAAGACGAAACTCATCAAGCGGATTTCACTCAAAAACGGCTCAGCCACGGCGCTCTCCTTTCAGCCGCGCCGCACTGAAGGAGGTTGCGGCGGCGCGTAAATTTGGGGCGAATTCAGGGCAAGACGGTCGGTTGGGGACAGGCAGCACCTCCGGGGGTATTGAAGAAGCCGCCACCACCAGACACGGTGGCCGCCGCCCGATTTACTGTCCCAGGATTGCGATTGGTCAAGTAGGTATTGACCCCCGCCGTATCCCCGCTGATTCCAGTGTAGCCGGGCAAGGACATCTTGGTGTTAAAGCGCTGATTCGGACGAATCCGGGAGTTGAAGTTGGTGATGCTGTTGCCAGAAAGATCGGCGCAGAGCAGATCTTTATCAGGAAAGCTCCCTGCTGGAACGCCGGACGCACGGCCCGACTGCACAATGATCCCAGTACGCTGAGCGTTGACCAACGTGCCTTCCTCGGCGATGTTGTTGCCCGTGATGGTGGCGTTCATACTGCCGCTGTTGCCGCCTCCGCCGCCCTGGTCATCGCCGATCAGCGCCCAGATGGCCTGCGTTCCGTTGATCTGGCGAATGGTGTTGTTGCTGATCTTGAGGGTGGTGGTGTTGAGGCCCGTGTGCGACGCGTAAATGCCGGTGCCTGCCGCCGAGCCGGAATTGCTGTTGGACGGCCACGAACCGCCCTGAGGGGGTGAGCCGCCGGGGCCGCCGGACGCCGCCGCGTAGCCCACCTGATTGCCGCTGATGGTCCCGTTGAGGTACGTATTTCCTGGGTTCTTGTCGATGCTGATGGCTGTGCCGTTGGTGAAGGCGACGGTGTTGTTTGAAATATCGAAGGTGAGATTGCCGCCGTTGACTTCGATTCCGCCCGCTGCGGCCAGCGCTCCACTCGTCTGAAGCGCTCTGTTACTGCGCAGCGCTGCCGTGCCGGTGGCATTGCCCTGAATCGACACCTGCATGGCGTTGCCCCACCAGTAAGTAAGCAAGTTACTCAGCGCCGTGACATTGGCCGTGCCGTCATTGGCAATGACCTGAAAGGCGGTGTTCCGTACATCATTTACGGAGCCTTGCATCTGCGAGATGGTGTTGTTGGAGAACGTTAGATTGAGGACCGGGCTGGTACCGGTGTCATTTCGAACGACGACGCCGTCATACGCGCCTCCATTGAGAACCGAGTTGGTGATACTGACGGTGCCGCCCAGATCGACCAGATGAACGCTGGACTCCTCATAGGTCAGCGAATTGCTGCTGCCGTTGTTACCGGAGGTGTTCACGTCGTTGAGGGTCAGGCCACGCACGCCTGAACCGTAGACGGCGTTGTTGGTGTGATTGCTGAGGTTCATGTCCTTGAGGTCGACGCCGCTGGTGTTATGCAGGTACACGCCGTTTCCGGTCTGCGCTCCGTCGCCGCCACTGGTGTTCTGGATGGTGCCGCCTGAACCCGCCGCGCCGGTGCCGGTCACCTTCAGGCCGCCGATGCTGCCGGTGTTGTCTAGGACAATGCCGTTGCCGCCGCCGTTGGCAGAGACGCTCTGAAAGTTGAGGTTGGCACTGCCGATCCTGCTGGCGAAGACGTTGACGGCCGCACCGCCCGACGAAATCACGCTATTGCCGCTGCCCGAGACGCTGACCGTGCCGCTATTACTGGCGTTAAAGCCGGTGCCACTGGCACTGCTGAGTACCAGGCCGCCGCCCGTGAAATTGATGGTGGCCGCGTTGTTGTTGGTCAAGTTGACGGGCACATTGCTTCCCGTGGAGCTGATCTGCTTACTCGCGCCGCTGAAGGTCAGGGTGCCGCCCGCGTTGCCGTCAATGACCAAGCCATTGGAGCCGTTGGTTTTGGTGATCGAGCCGCCGTAGTTCAGGGTTGGCTGGCTGAAATTGACCGTGATGGCCGTCCCCGACGGGTTGGTGATGCTGGCGCTGCCCGCTGAACTGGCAAAGTTGAAGGTGCCGCTTGAGTCGTTCGTGATGTTCAGGCCCGCGTTGCCGCCGTTTAAGGTCAGGCTGCTGCCCGCTGCGTTGACGTTATACGTTCCGTCGGCGTCGTCGAACTGCAAGCCGGAGCCGTTGGTGGCGCTGAGCGCTCCGTTGAAGGTCAGGGTGCCGCTGTGTTTGCCGGAGACGCTGAGCAAGGCGGCATTGTTACCCTGGGTGACGCTTCCGCTATCGGTGACACTGACGCTGCCCCCGCTGACATTGAAAGCGCTGCCCGCCGCGCCGCTGATGCTGCCGCCGCCAATGGTCAAGCTGCCTGTCAAGTTTGTGAGATTGAGGCCCGCTGCACTGCTGCCCGTGCTGGACAGACTGCTCAGACTGCCCGCCACTGCGCCGCTATTCAGATCGAGGGCTGGCCCACCCGCTGCGCTGACCGACACGGCGCTGCTGGTCAGGGTGCCGAAGTTGCTGCCGCTGATGCCGGTGCCGCTGCTAACGATCCCCAGGCCGCTGAGTTCGTTGTTGGTCGACAGGCTGACGGCTCCCAGCGTCGGCGCTCCACTGGCATCGGCGGGCCTTAAAGTCGCCGCGCCGAGGGTCAGCGCCGCACCGGAGCCGATCAAGCGCTGATTGGCTTTGAGCTTCAGGCCCGAACTCTGGTTGGCGCTGGTGCCGTCGCCCCGGTAAACGTACAGCGTGTCACCTGCGCTGGACGCTGCCACCGCCGAAGCGAGCGACTGAAACGGCGTAGCTGAGCGGCCATCGCCCCCGGCGGGCGCTTCGTTCTTGGCGTACCAGACCCGGCCCGTGATTGGGGCGCTGGCGGTCAGTGCCGGGGACGTGCAGCCTGCACCGTCGGATACGCTGTAACCGATGGTGTCGGTGCTGCCGCTCCCCTCGCCCACTTTGGGCGTGAAGCTGAAACTGCCGTCGCCGCTGACGTTCAGACTGCTGCCGGGAGTCGTACCCGCACTGCTGGCGGCGCTGAGCGTCGCTGCCGTGCCGCCGGGTGTGGGCGGATAGGCTCTGTAGTTGGAGAGGAGGCCGCTGCTTGCCGCCACGCTCGCCGTGGTGTTGCCGAATACGGCGTAACTGGGGACCGGGCCGCTCAACGCCATATTGCCGCCGATGTGGGCCCGCCGGTCAAAGCCTGCGCCGCCCGCCGTGGTGGCCGAGCCCACAAATACGTCATTTGAACCGCTGTAACTGGTGCCGCAAAGGGTCGCCACCTGCGTGCCCGCGCCCAGCAAACTGGCCCGCGTGGCTGCGCCGCTGCCCGCGCCCTGCTCTTCGGGGCTTTCGGTTACGCGGGTCACGCTGTCGTCTACCGCCTCGACGTTGAGCGAAAACGAGAACGGATCGTCGGTCGCGCTGGCCTGGAGCGGTAATTTCATGGCGATGGTCACGACGCCGTCAAACTGCCCGGCGGCTGGATTGGCGCTGAGGGTGCGGCTGCTGGACACCGCAGAGTTGCGCACCACGAAGCCGTAGGGAAAGGCCCGCGTGACTCCGCCGGGCAGCGGCAGCGAGGCCGCTTCGGCTTCCGAGTAGACCTGCAAGTCTTGTGCGCCGCCAAGCAAGGCTGCACGGTTGCTGGCGCGGTCAAAGGTCATGCCGTGGGTCGGCAAGATGGTCGGGGCAACCGCCGGGTCAGCGGGCGTGCCATCAAATTTCTTGACTGAGCTCAGCGCCGTCATCCCGTCGGCACCCAGCGTTCCCACGGCCAGCAGCGTCAGGTTGGTGCGGTTGGTGGCGTAGGCCACGCCTGCTGCCGAGGCGTTCCTGACCTTGAAGGTGGCATACAGGTAGCGCATGCCGCCCGCGCCGCGTGTGCCGAGGACGAATGAGCCTGTCGAGATAGGCTGTAACTGAATGCCGCCCACCGAGGCGATACTCTGAGGCGTTACACCCGCCGGGAGGGGTTCAGCCTTGACCGCAGCGTCGCCAGAGCCGATGTTGCTGAACGTGATTCGCATCAGGCCCAGGGGCCGCAGCGAGGTAGAGGGAGCAGCGGGCGAAGTGGGCGCGGCGTCGCCGGGAGATTGACCATTGGGAGACTGAGCACTGGAAGGTTGGGCAGCGGGGCTGGGGGCGGCGCTCATGTTGCAGGCGCTCAGCAGCAGCAGCGGCGCGGCGAGCAGCAAGGCTGCCAAGTGCAGACGCCGGGGACTCACGGAGTGGGCATTCATCTGGTGTCCTCCAAGGCGCTCTGGATACGGGGCAAATGGATCACGGGCAGGTGTTGATCAGGTAGGTGGGGGCGGGGCTGACATCGCCGACCAGACCGGCGGTGCGAACTTGGCAAATACGCCGGGTGGTCACGCCGCCGGAACTTCCGAGCGCGGCGCTGCTGCCCGGCAAGACATTGACGTTGGTGGCCGCTACTCCAGTGGCTCTGGCGTAGACCGCCGTGTTCCCCTGACTCTGTTCCTGCAAGCTCTGGGTCACGCTGGTGGTGGGATCGGCGACGATCACGAACAGCATGCTGAAACTAAAAGGATCGCGTTTGGCTCCCTCAGATGGCGTCTTGGCCGGGTCATCGGGTTGCAGCGGTACCTTGACGGCGAGCGCCACCCGCCCGTCGTA encodes:
- a CDS encoding GNAT family N-acetyltransferase, whose protein sequence is MPDPRVPELRLRPLPPDVGSFLEQLYATNREAEFSQVQWPDAQKRVFLQQQFQLQDRAYRAQFPGTAFELIVLDGRWVGRLSVWEGAKEIHLLEIALLPEAQRRGIGTQIMELLLHRAAVQHKPVTLHVQVSNPALAWYQRLGFVQQTGDGVYWSMRWGAKVRLKTLSLEDD
- a CDS encoding phage tail protein, which produces MDPFVAEIRIFPFGFAPTGWALCNGQLIPISQNTALFSLLGTTYGGDGKSTFGLPNLQGSVPVMPGQGSGLSTYALGQSGGSANVTLLNEQMPAHTHFQMADALDPADLNIPASTRVLAQSQGVFAYQPSTANTVQMAQPSLTPVGESQPHTNVMPSLVFNFCIALQGIYPQRP
- a CDS encoding phage tail protein; this encodes MADPYIGEIRIFAGNFAPIGWAFCDGQSLAIADYDTLFNLIGTTYGGDGQSTFNLPDLRSRVPVHQGSGFILAQMGGEEQVTLSVQQMPTHTHTLAANTNAGSSASPSGALLAQTSGGVQLYYEGQATDPMNSAAILPVGGHQPHDNIQPYLCLNFIISLFGIYPSPS
- a CDS encoding phage tail protein, coding for MAEPFLSEIRLMSFVFPPNGWALCDGQLLPINQNQALFSLLGTAYGGDGRVTFALPDLRGRVPVKESSEMIRGQKLGAPSVTLTQDQLPKHTHMVQASSNAAGTQSDPSGALLAPVNGGYGAPAALTPLEPSSVTSVGGSQPHDNMQPYLTLSFCIALTGIFPSPN
- a CDS encoding beta strand repeat-containing protein; this encodes MNAHSVSPRRLHLAALLLAAPLLLLSACNMSAAPSPAAQPSSAQSPNGQSPGDAAPTSPAAPSTSLRPLGLMRITFSNIGSGDAAVKAEPLPAGVTPQSIASVGGIQLQPISTGSFVLGTRGAGGMRYLYATFKVRNASAAGVAYATNRTNLTLLAVGTLGADGMTALSSVKKFDGTPADPAVAPTILPTHGMTFDRASNRAALLGGAQDLQVYSEAEAASLPLPGGVTRAFPYGFVVRNSAVSSSRTLSANPAAGQFDGVVTIAMKLPLQASATDDPFSFSLNVEAVDDSVTRVTESPEEQGAGSGAATRASLLGAGTQVATLCGTSYSGSNDVFVGSATTAGGAGFDRRAHIGGNMALSGPVPSYAVFGNTTASVAASSGLLSNYRAYPPTPGGTAATLSAASSAGTTPGSSLNVSGDGSFSFTPKVGEGSGSTDTIGYSVSDGAGCTSPALTASAPITGRVWYAKNEAPAGGDGRSATPFQSLASAVAASSAGDTLYVYRGDGTSANQSSGLKLKANQRLIGSGAALTLGAATLRPADASGAPTLGAVSLSTNNELSGLGIVSSGTGISGSNFGTLTSSAVSVSAAGGPALDLNSGAVAGSLSSLSSTGSSAAGLNLTNLTGSLTIGGGSISGAAGSAFNVSGGSVSVTDSGSVTQGNNAALLSVSGKHSGTLTFNGALSATNGSGLQFDDADGTYNVNAAGSSLTLNGGNAGLNITNDSSGTFNFASSAGSASITNPSGTAITVNFSQPTLNYGGSITKTNGSNGLVIDGNAGGTLTFSGASKQISSTGSNVPVNLTNNNAATINFTGGGLVLSSASGTGFNASNSGTVSVSGSGNSVISSGGAAVNVFASRIGSANLNFQSVSANGGGNGIVLDNTGSIGGLKVTGTGAAGSGGTIQNTSGGDGAQTGNGVYLHNTSGVDLKDMNLSNHTNNAVYGSGVRGLTLNDVNTSGNNGSSNSLTYEESSVHLVDLGGTVSITNSVLNGGAYDGVVVRNDTGTSPVLNLTFSNNTISQMQGSVNDVRNTAFQVIANDGTANVTALSNLLTYWWGNAMQVSIQGNATGTAALRSNRALQTSGALAAAGGIEVNGGNLTFDISNNTVAFTNGTAISIDKNPGNTYLNGTISGNQVGYAAASGGPGGSPPQGGSWPSNSNSGSAAGTGIYASHTGLNTTTLKISNNTIRQINGTQAIWALIGDDQGGGGGNSGSMNATITGNNIAEEGTLVNAQRTGIIVQSGRASGVPAGSFPDKDLLCADLSGNSITNFNSRIRPNQRFNTKMSLPGYTGISGDTAGVNTYLTNRNPGTVNRAAATVSGGGGFFNTPGGAACPQPTVLP